One Phaseolus vulgaris cultivar G19833 chromosome 2, P. vulgaris v2.0, whole genome shotgun sequence DNA window includes the following coding sequences:
- the LOC137809513 gene encoding uncharacterized protein: MDSANTSGSLQSSSGADEEYDSRAQSSSLSAFLNNQQPPTHVASFNTTTAKNLNPLIPPNHHQNTHMFDPLSGYLDPLTQSSTSLLNLDVMWSKPGRSEPNQTTLANLIPCSSSSPSPHNQAFLSSQTRGGNTGAFPTLLPESGSRGLMLSVSAANNDQIQTHSTTNSTNNNNSNVVRNPKKRSRASRRAPTTVLTTDTTNFRAMVQEFTGIPAPPFTSSPFPRTRLDLFASAATPTLRSNLNVNVNPLDPPTPPPYLLRPFAQKLQFRSLHPFPPSLSNTLSPSTNSTTNSTSINYHQQQQQQQQNLSEHFGLMKQPHNFNNTPSLEAYHHPKYPLGNSSVLVSRPQQQSSFDIPPSLKMGVFEELGLRPDGHVNTDLRCLHQNMVSSTSVGVGALSSGNNNNNNNLSNANPSTEWVQRTGTITNDDCDHGGGGGGGLSGTVSYSDIAERVSNGKVHYSASSSDFHGEKVPDFSVTARSQGMVESWINCSSD, encoded by the coding sequence ATGGATTCGGCCAACACTAGTGGCAGTTTGCAATCTTCAAGCGGTGCCGATGAAGAGTACGATTCACGCGCCCAATCATCCTCACTCTCTGCCTTCTTAAACAACCAACAACCACCCACCCATGTTGCTTCCTTCAACACTACCACTGCCAAAAACCTTAACCCACTTATCCCACCAAACCACCACCAAAATACCCACATGTTCGACCCTTTATCAGGTTACCTGGATCCACTTACCCAAAGCTCAACATCACTTCTAAACCTTGACGTGATGTGGTCCAAACCAGGTAGATCCGAACCAAACCAAACCACTCTTGCTAACTTGATACCTTGCTCCTCATCATCACCCTCGCCACATAACCAAGCTTTTCTGTCAAGTCAAACAAGGGGCGGCAATACTGGTGCTTTTCCTACCTTGCTTCCAGAAAGTGGTTCCCGAGGACTAATGCTTTCAGTGTCCGCCGCCAACAATGATCAAATTCAAACCCACAGCACCACCAACAGTACCAACAACAACAACAGCAACGTGGTTCGAAACCCAAAGAAACGGTCCAGAGCTTCTAGGCGTGCACCCACCACTGTGCTAACCACAGACACCACCAATTTCCGAGCCATGGTTCAGGAATTCACTGGCATCCCCGCACCACCCTTCACATCCTCGCCTTTCCCGAGAACTAGGCTGGATCTCTTTGCTTCAGCCGCAACACCAACTTTGAGATCCAACCTTAACGTTAATGTTAACCCTTTGGACCCTCCAACGCCACCTCCTTATCTTCTTCGCCCCTTTGCACAAAAACTGCAATTCCGAAGCCTTCACCCATTTCCTCCCTCCCTTTCCAACACCTTGTCACCTTCAACTAACTCTACTACTAATTCAACTTCCATTAACTACCACCAACAGcaacagcagcagcagcaaaACCTGTCCGAACATTTTGGCCTTATGAAACAGCCTCACAACTTTAACAACACTCCTTCTCTCGAAGCATATCACCATCCCAAGTACCCTCTGGGCAACTCTTCTGTCCTTGTCTCCAGACCACAACAACAATCCTCCTTCGATATTCCGCCAAGTCTCAAGATGGGGGTGTTTGAGGAGCTGGGACTGAGACCCGATGGCCATGTTAACACCGACCTCAGGTGTCTTCATCAGAACATGGTTTCGTCAACATCGGTTGGAGTGGGAGCATTGTCAAGtggaaacaacaacaacaacaataactTGAGTAATGCTAATCCGTCAACGGAATGGGTCCAGAGAACGGGCACCATTACCAACGATGATTGCGATCACGGAGGAGGTGGAGGAGGTGGCCTCAGTGGCACTGTCAGCTACAGTGACATTGCAGAGCGAGTGAGCAACGGCAAAGTACACTACTCAGCTTCTTCATCGGATTTTCATGGAGAGAAGGTACCAGACTTCAGTGTAACTGCCAGAAGCCAAGGTATGGTGGAATCCTGGATTAATTGTTCTTCTGATTAA